CGAAACGGAGATCAACTACCGCATGGCGCGCAACAAACGTCTTCATGTGGAAATGGCACTGATCAAACTTTGTTTCCTGCAACAGGCAGTGAACTTAGTCAGCGATGACCAAACCGGGGAGGTAGTAAAAAAAAAACTGGTAGCTGACGGTTCTGCACCGCAAAAGCTTCGGGCACCGATCGCACAAGCCACCCCTGCCAAAGCAGGCCAGCCAGCTACAAGTGCATCAATTGCTGCTAATGAGCCAAAGCTTACTATAGAAAATACAGCAGCACAGCATACTTCATATAATTCTTCTCAAACGGCTTCCGGGCATACGAATTCTCAAACTGGCTCCGGGCGGACTGCGTATTCCCAATCATCTTCCGGACAGTCGCATGCGCAGACGCCCGCCGGGCAGACTGCTTATACTCAGACCGCTTCCGGACAAACGAATTCTCAAACAGCCTCCGGGCAGACTGCTTATGCTCAGGCACCTTCCGGACAAGCAGCCAATTCCCATACGGCATCCGGGCATGCAACACCTGCTCAAACCTCCTCCGGACAAGCAACTTCCAAACCTGCCCAACCAGCGGCCAATGTACCAAAGGTATCAGGTCTGGCAGCCATGAAGCAGGCCTTTGCAGCATCCCAATCCACTGAAACCAAACAGGAAATCATTCCGATGACCCTGGGTGCCCTGCATGTATACTGGGAAGAATTTATCGACCGCTTCCGTCAGGCTAACAAAATGACAGTCGTAAGCAACTTACAACTGGCTGCAATCTCCATGAACGGACCTGAAGAGATCGGAATTACCAGCAGAAATATTGTGCAATTCCGCTTCATGGAAGAAGAAAAATTGTCCATCTCGGCTTTCTTCAAAGAGAAATTCCGAAACAACGGGCTGGTACTGACATTACATCTCGACGAATCACAGCAAACAGCGGATATTGGCCCTGCGCCTTTATCCAGCCGTGAGAAATTTGCGAAGATGGTAGAAAAATATCCACTTGTGAAAGAGTTGAAAGACAAACTAAATTTGGAACTCGATTTTTAATACCGTTTATAATCAGCAGAAGATCACGAATACGACTTTCACAATTCGCAATTCTTTTGTAGGTTTGAGCAAAATTTGGAAAAATACTATGGCAGAAGTTATCAGAATGCCCCTTTTGAGTGACACGATGACAGAAGGGGTGATCGCGGAATGGCATAAAAAGGTAGGCGATACCGTAAAAGCAGACGATGTAATTGCTGAGGTGGAAACTGATAAGGCCACCATGGAAGTGATGGGATATGTAGAGGGTACGTTATTATATATAGGTGTAGAGAAGGGAAAGGCTGCTAAAGTAAATGAAGTAATAGCTATTGTTGGTAAACCGGGTGAAGACTTCCAGTCTTTACTGGGTGGTGCTGCTCCAGCTCCGGCTGCCGCACCTGCACAACAGGAAGCTCAGGCACCAGCTCCAGCTGCTGATAATGCTGCTCCGGCACCAGCTGCCGATAATGCTGCTGCTGCAGAGGCGCTGAAAAATGCTACTGTAATCCGTATGCCACTCCTGAGCGATACGATGACAGAAGGTAAAATCGTTGCCTGGAATAAGAAAGTAGGCGACACCGTGAAAAGCGATGACGTACTGGCTGAAGTGGAAACCGACAAGGCGACCATGGAAGTAATTGGTTACGCTGACGGTGAATTATTATATGTAGGCGTAAAAGAAGGTGATGCTGCCAAAGTAAATGGTATTATCGCTATCGTAGGTAAGAAAGGTACAAATGTGGAGGCTATCTTGGCTGCTGAAGGTCAGGGTGGTGCTAAACCAGCTGCTGCCGCTGCTGCTCCTGCCGCTCAAACTGCTGCTCCTGCTGCAAATGCAGCTCCGACAGCAACTCCTGAAGCTGCTGCTGACGCTAACGGTCGTGTGAAAGCATCTCCGCTGGCTAAGAAACTGGCGCAGGAAAAAGGTATCGATATCAATAAAGTACCTGGTTCCGGCGATAACGGTAGAATCGTGAAGAAAGATGTGGACGGATTCGTTCCATCTGCAGCACCTGCTGCTACCGCTACCGCTGCTGCACCTGCTGCTGCGAAAACAGCACCAGCTTTTGCACCTGCCGGCCAGGAAGGTTACACAGATATTCAGCTTACTCAGATGCGTAAAGTGATCGCTAAGCGCCTGAGCGAAAGCAAATTCTCTGCTCCTCACTTCTACCTGAAAGTGGATGTGAATATGGACAAGGCAATGGATGCCCGTAAAGCAATTAACGAGGTATCTCCTGTTAAGATCTCCTTCAATGATATGGTGATCAAAGCAGCTGCCCTGGCCCTGCGTCAGCATCCTGATGTGAACAGCAGCTGGATGGGTGATTTCATCCGCCAGAACCACCACATACACATCGGTTCCGCTGTAGCAATCGAAGATGGTCTGATCGTACCGGTTATCCGCTTCGCTGACCAGAAATCTCTGAGCCAGATCGCAGCTGATGCTAAAGGTCTGTACGACAAAGCTAAAAACAAGAAACTCCAACCACAGGACTTCACTGGTAATACCTTCACTATCTCTAACCTGGGTATGATGGGTATCGATGAATTCACTGCAATCATCAATCCTCCGGATTCTGCGATCCTGGCTGTTGGTGGTATCAAGGAAACAGTAGTATCTGAGAAAGGACAGTTTAAGGCTGTTAATATCATGAAACTGACCCTGAGCTGTGATCACCGTAGTGTAGATGGATCTGTAGGTGCGAAGTTCCTCGCGACACTGAAAGGTTACCTGGAAAACCCGGTTACAATGCTGGTATAGTCCAACAAGATATAATTTTGAAAAGCGGCTTCCTGTAGGAAGCCGCTTTTTTTATTTATATTTATACTAAATCCAGTCACAATGGAACCTCTCAGGAATGCATTAAACTGGTTCGAAATCCCTGTCCACGACTTCGACAGAGCAAAGAAATTCTACAGCCAGATCCTTGGCTGCGACCTTCCCGAACAAACTTCCGGATTCAAAAAAATGGCCTTCTTCCCCTTCGACTCCTCCACTGGTGCAGGCGGCGCACTCGTCCATGGCACGGAATACCTCCCCAGCCAACGCGGAGCGCTGATTTACCTCAACGCCGGCGAAGACCTCACCCCCATCCTCGACCGCGTCGAAGCCGCCGGTGGCAAAATTGAACTTGACAAACGCCCCATCTCCGACATCCCCCTCCCCGGCTTCTTCGCCATCATCTACGACACCGACGGCAACCGCATCGCGCTCCATTCCCGTACCTAATCTTCAATTAGTTTTCACAAACTTTTGAAAGTTCAAAAACATAATATACCTTTATGTTATCAATAAGGAAGCAATGAAATTATCGGAAGCAAAAGCACAATTCATCCAGACATGGGGTTCACTCGGAGCGCAATGGGGAATCAACCGGACTATGGCCCAAATTCACGCTTTGCTAATGATCATGCCTGATCCACTGAGTGCAGACGAAATCATGGCAGAACTGAATATTTCACGTGGCAATACCAATATGAATGTGCGTGAGCTCATCAACTGGGGTATCGTAGATCGTGTCCTCGTTCCCGGCGAAAGAAAAGAATATTTCACTGCCGAAAAAGACATCTACAAAGTCGCCAAGGAAATAGCCAGGGAAAGAAAACGACGTGAACTGGAACCGATTCTCAAAACCCTGGATCAACTCCAGGAAGTAGAAGGAGATCCAAAAGACAAGCACGTGCAATCTTTCAAAGATTCTATTACTGAAATAAACAAATTCGCGCATCAGACAGATAAAACCCTGAGTTTATTTGTAAAAGCAGATGAAAACTGGTTTTATTCTACCCTGATTAAGCTGTTTAAATAATTAACTGGAAAGGTCTTCAGGACAAACAGTCTGAAGCTCTTTCAAACCATTTGCCTGAAAGCTCATCCTACAGGCATTTCAACTAATCAAAGGCGGCCCTCCGCCTTCTTTTTTCAAAACATGTTTCAATAATTACTGAAAGTTCAGAATATGAAAAACAAAAAGATCATCATCGCTGGCGGCACAGGCTTCATCGGCACAGGCCTGACTCACTACTTCGGCCATGACAACGACATCATCATCCTCACCCGCCACCCTCTCCCTGCCCATGACCGTGTCTCCTACGCCTCCTGGGATGGAAAATCCCTCGGCAACTGGGTACACCACCTCGAAAATGCCGACCTACTCATTAATCTCACCGGTAAATCTGTCAACTGCCGCTACACCCCCGAAAATAAACAAGCCATCTTCGACAGTCGTACCAACGCTACCGACGTCATAGCCGCCGCCTTTCGTTCCATTCCCAATCCCCCAAAAGTCTGGATCAACGCCGCTTCTGCCACCATCTACCGCCATGCAGAAGATCATCCCATGGATGAATTCAATGGTGAAATAGAAAACGACTTCTCTGTGCAGGTCTGCAAAAAATGGGAAGCAGGTTTCAACGAAGCCACCGTACCCGCAGGTGTGCGCAAAGCTGTATTACGCATCGCCATCACAATCGGTGCCGAAGGAGGTGTATTATCCCCTTACCTGAACCTGGTAAAATTTGGCCTGGGTGGTTACCAGGGCAGTGGCCAACAGCGTTTCAGCTGGGTACATATCACAGATGTAGCCCGTATGATGGAATGGATTTTCGAAAACCCATCCCTCGAAGGCACCTTCAATTGCAGTGCTCCACACCCTACCACTAACCGTGAATTCATGCGCACGTTACGCAAAGCTGCCGGCCACCTGTTCGGTCTGCCAGCCCCCACCTGGATGCTGAAAATCGGCGCCTGTCTCATTGGCACAGAAGCAGAATTACTCCTGAAAAGCAGGTGGGTACTACCTACCCGCGCCACACAGGCTGGCTTTACATTTCAGTATCCCCACCTGAAACCCGCTATGGAAAACATTATACAAAGCCTGCCAAGAAGACGGTATCACCTCTTCTAACAATGATCTGGTGTAAAGTTTGATATTATATAAATATGAGCGACAAGAAAAAAACCGTGGTATTGGGTGCATCACCTAATCCTGACAGATATAGTTTCCTGGCTGTGAATAGATTGGCGGCCAATGGGCATCCGGTGGTAGCTATTGGTAAAAGGGCTGCTCAGATTGGAAGTATTCCCATTGTTACCGACCACACTTCGCAGGAAGATGTGGATACAGTAACCCTGTATATGAACCCTGGGAACCAAAAGGAATATTATGATTATATCATGAATTTGCATCCCAAACGCATCATCTTCAATCCTGGTACTGAAAATGACGAATTAGCGAAAATGGCGGAAGATAAAGGGATTGATACATTAGAAGCTTGTACATTGGTACTCCTCAGTACCGGACAATATTGATTGCTTTTTTCATAAAAAGAGGGGGATTGCTTTTGCAGTCCCCCTCTTTACATTTATACCATACTCAACCTACCCAAATAAGTTGTATATTCGGTTATCCTAATATCCCCATCAGCCCGGCACTAAATCATCGACTGGCTTTAACTACATCAACACCGCCTTTTCACTCTAATCATATATAATCATGAAATGGAGAAGATTCAACGGCGAACAAATCCAATTGCCAATTAAGGAAGAAGTCCGCGAGGCTATCATCCGCGAAACCGCAAAAGGCTTTCACCTGAAAGTATGTATCGGCACCGACTCCCAGGTCAAAGGCGCTGACACAGAATTCGCTACCGTTATTGTATTTCTGCGCGAAGGACATGGAGGTTTTATGTTCATTCACAATGAAAAAACCCGCGACGTCTACTCTATCAAAGAGCGCATGCTCATAGAAGTAGCCAAAAGCATCGAAATCGCCTACGAACTCTGTGACATGTTTACTAAATATGACGTAGACATGGAAGTACATGCAGACATCAACACCAACCCCCAGTTTAAAAGTAACCTGGCTTTACGCGAAGCCATGGGTTATATACTGGGTATGGGCTTCGCCTTCAAAGCCAAGCCAGACGCGTTTGCCAGCAGTTGCTGTGCCGATAAGGTAGTCAACTGACAAACGTAGTTCACATCGCTTTCATGGTTTTAGGATGTGTGCTCACACATCCAGGGATTTTATCCCCCATAAAATTTTAAAAACCGCCCCCTCTACTACCTCCCGAATGTTATGTTAAAGTGGCCCCCCCACTGTATCCCCCCTCCTTCGCTACAATTGGCACCTCACCTTCTCATTTTTCAAAAATTCTTCGTAACTTATATCGTTACCTAACCTACAATAAAATAAAGGGATCAAAATGAGACCCATTTCTGTCACTGTCACACTAGTAGCGATATTAGCAACCTTTGCCTGCAAAAAAGAGAACCTTGCAGACAACCCATCCAGCAAACTTCAGGGTAGCTGGCGACTGA
This Chitinophaga sancti DNA region includes the following protein-coding sequences:
- a CDS encoding ribonuclease H-like YkuK family protein — translated: MKWRRFNGEQIQLPIKEEVREAIIRETAKGFHLKVCIGTDSQVKGADTEFATVIVFLREGHGGFMFIHNEKTRDVYSIKERMLIEVAKSIEIAYELCDMFTKYDVDMEVHADINTNPQFKSNLALREAMGYILGMGFAFKAKPDAFASSCCADKVVN
- a CDS encoding VOC family protein, which encodes MEPLRNALNWFEIPVHDFDRAKKFYSQILGCDLPEQTSGFKKMAFFPFDSSTGAGGALVHGTEYLPSQRGALIYLNAGEDLTPILDRVEAAGGKIELDKRPISDIPLPGFFAIIYDTDGNRIALHSRT
- a CDS encoding pyruvate dehydrogenase complex dihydrolipoamide acetyltransferase produces the protein MAEVIRMPLLSDTMTEGVIAEWHKKVGDTVKADDVIAEVETDKATMEVMGYVEGTLLYIGVEKGKAAKVNEVIAIVGKPGEDFQSLLGGAAPAPAAAPAQQEAQAPAPAADNAAPAPAADNAAAAEALKNATVIRMPLLSDTMTEGKIVAWNKKVGDTVKSDDVLAEVETDKATMEVIGYADGELLYVGVKEGDAAKVNGIIAIVGKKGTNVEAILAAEGQGGAKPAAAAAAPAAQTAAPAANAAPTATPEAAADANGRVKASPLAKKLAQEKGIDINKVPGSGDNGRIVKKDVDGFVPSAAPAATATAAAPAAAKTAPAFAPAGQEGYTDIQLTQMRKVIAKRLSESKFSAPHFYLKVDVNMDKAMDARKAINEVSPVKISFNDMVIKAAALALRQHPDVNSSWMGDFIRQNHHIHIGSAVAIEDGLIVPVIRFADQKSLSQIAADAKGLYDKAKNKKLQPQDFTGNTFTISNLGMMGIDEFTAIINPPDSAILAVGGIKETVVSEKGQFKAVNIMKLTLSCDHRSVDGSVGAKFLATLKGYLENPVTMLV
- a CDS encoding TIGR01777 family oxidoreductase gives rise to the protein MKNKKIIIAGGTGFIGTGLTHYFGHDNDIIILTRHPLPAHDRVSYASWDGKSLGNWVHHLENADLLINLTGKSVNCRYTPENKQAIFDSRTNATDVIAAAFRSIPNPPKVWINAASATIYRHAEDHPMDEFNGEIENDFSVQVCKKWEAGFNEATVPAGVRKAVLRIAITIGAEGGVLSPYLNLVKFGLGGYQGSGQQRFSWVHITDVARMMEWIFENPSLEGTFNCSAPHPTTNREFMRTLRKAAGHLFGLPAPTWMLKIGACLIGTEAELLLKSRWVLPTRATQAGFTFQYPHLKPAMENIIQSLPRRRYHLF
- a CDS encoding GbsR/MarR family transcriptional regulator, producing MKLSEAKAQFIQTWGSLGAQWGINRTMAQIHALLMIMPDPLSADEIMAELNISRGNTNMNVRELINWGIVDRVLVPGERKEYFTAEKDIYKVAKEIARERKRRELEPILKTLDQLQEVEGDPKDKHVQSFKDSITEINKFAHQTDKTLSLFVKADENWFYSTLIKLFK
- a CDS encoding DNA polymerase III subunit gamma/tau: MENFIVSARKYRPQNFSTVVGQSHITTTLKNAIRNNQLAHAFLFCGPRGVGKTTCARILAKTINCENLQPDGEACNQCHSCVSFNEGSSFNIHELDAASNNSVDDIRTLVEQVRFAPQAGKYKIYIIDEVHMLSSSAFNAFLKTLEEPPSYAIFILATTEKHKILPTILSRCQIFDFKRITIQDTVDHLQEICQKEHIQAENDALHLVAQKTDGCMRDSLSTLDKIVSFTGGKLTYQNTLEHLNILDYDYFFKLMDGVLQQDVAAALLIFDEILQKGFEGDNFLNGWAEFLRNLLLCKEDKVLHLVEVSGNLKDRYRQLSGKLSPSYLITALHLLNETEINYRMARNKRLHVEMALIKLCFLQQAVNLVSDDQTGEVVKKKLVADGSAPQKLRAPIAQATPAKAGQPATSASIAANEPKLTIENTAAQHTSYNSSQTASGHTNSQTGSGRTAYSQSSSGQSHAQTPAGQTAYTQTASGQTNSQTASGQTAYAQAPSGQAANSHTASGHATPAQTSSGQATSKPAQPAANVPKVSGLAAMKQAFAASQSTETKQEIIPMTLGALHVYWEEFIDRFRQANKMTVVSNLQLAAISMNGPEEIGITSRNIVQFRFMEEEKLSISAFFKEKFRNNGLVLTLHLDESQQTADIGPAPLSSREKFAKMVEKYPLVKELKDKLNLELDF
- a CDS encoding CoA-binding protein, giving the protein MSDKKKTVVLGASPNPDRYSFLAVNRLAANGHPVVAIGKRAAQIGSIPIVTDHTSQEDVDTVTLYMNPGNQKEYYDYIMNLHPKRIIFNPGTENDELAKMAEDKGIDTLEACTLVLLSTGQY